The uncultured Devosia sp. sequence CACCCTGCCCGTCACGCTGACCGTTTCGGGCAACCTGCTCGTGCTGGGCGGTACGCTGAACTATACGCTCGGCGCCGTCGTTCTGTTTGGCGAGCTGTTCTTCCTTTATCTGGCGCGCCAGATGCACGGCAAGAACCTCGAGACCATCACGCATCAGTCGGAAAAGGATGCGCTGATCGGCGAGCTGGAAGAAGCCCGGCAAATGTCGGACGAGGCCCGTCGCCACGCCGAGCAGGCCAATATCGCCAAGTCGCAGTTCCTCGCCACGATGAGCCACGAGCTGCGCACGCCGCTCAACGCGATCATCGGCTTTTCGGAAGTGCTGAAGTCGGAACTGCTGGGCCCGCACCAGGTGCCGCAATACAAGGAATATGCCGGCGACATCCACGGTAGCGGGCAACACCTGCTGAACCTGATCAACGAGCTGCTCGACCTCAGCCGCATCGAGGCGGGCAAGTATGAGCTCAACGAGGAAGTGGTGTCGCTGGTCGATATCGCCGAGGATTGCCGCCGCATGATGGAATTGCGCGCCAAATCCAAGGGCATCGAGCTGGTGTTCAATGTGGGCAACAACCTGCCAAGGCTCTGGGGCGACGAGCGTGCCATCCGCCAGGTGGTGCTGAACCTGCTCAGCAATGCCATCAAGTTTACCCCGCAATCGGGCAAGGTCACCCTGGTGGTCACTCGCAGCAGCGACGGCGGGCAGATGGTCTCGGTCAAGGACAACGGCCCCGGCATTCCCGAGGACGAGATCGAAACCGTGCTCTCCTCCTTCGGACAGGGCTCGCTGGCGCAAAAGACCGCCGAACAGGGCGCGGGCCTGGGCCTGCCCATCGTTCAGAAGATCATGGAGCTGCATCAGGGTCGGTTCGACCTGTTCAGCAAGCTGCGCTTCGGCACCGAAGTGATCGCCACCTTCCCGCGCGCCCGCGTTATGGACGCTCTGGCTCCGGTGGTAGAGAAGCGCAACCGGCTCGAAATCTTCTCGGAAGCCGGCTAGTCCATCACTTTTACTGAATAACTTCTCTCATTAGCTTTCAATCAACAATCATCCTGATAGCACTCTGCTGTCGGGAGAGGATTAAATGCTGAACACTTATGGCCGTCCTTCGGTCATTCTTCTTGTTCACGAAGATAAAAGCGAACACAACGCAGCATTGGCCTTGCAGACTGGCGCTCGCGCCATCTCGCTGGACGATTTTTCGCAAAGCCATCTGGCCAATGACCCCAATATCGTCATCCGCGTGGCGCTGGCCAATCTCGACACGGTACGCAAGCTCAAGACCGTCCTCGCCCATCGCGGCAATGGCCGGCGCATTTTTCTGGTTGATCCCGACAAGCGGGTGACCAGCGTTCATGCCAGCGTGCTGGGCGCCGATGTGCTGTTGCCCGAGCCCGCAAGTGCCCTGGAGATCAACCGGGCGGTGCGCAAGCAGCTGAACCTGCCCGCGCATAGCCCACATAGCGCCACGGTCATGAGCTCCATAAGCGCGGGCGTCGATGCCTTGGACGCCTCGTTCAAGGCGATCGTGGCAGGAACACAGCTCGATACCGATGGGGCGCAGCTTGCCAGCGAGCAGATCGCGGATGCCGTTGCTTTGGCGGGCATCAATGACTGGCTGGCGACCGTCAGGGGCTACCATCTGGGCACGTTCCAGCATTGCATGCTGGTGACCGGCGTCGCTTCGGCCTTTGGCAGCAAGACGGGCATGTCGCGACAGGATGTGATGCGACTGACGCTGGCGGGCCTGCTGCATGATATCGGCAAGGCCGTGGTGCCGCTGCGCATTCTCGACAAACCGGGTGCCCTGGACGAGGACGAGCAGGTCATCATGCGGCTGCATCCCTTGGCCGGCTACGACTATCTCAAGCAGCACAGCACGATCGATGCACAGACGCTTTCCAGCGTCAGGCATCACCACGAGGCGCTGGATGGCAGCGGCTATCCGGATGGGCTGATCGGCACGGATATCGACGACCTGACGCGCATCATCACGATCTGCGACATCTATGCCGCCCTGATCGAGCGCCGCAGCTACAAGGAGGCCAGAACGCCCCGGCAGGCGCTGGCCATCCTCAACGGCATGGCGGCCGACGGAAAGGTCGAAGCGAGCCTCGTGCGGGCGCTCAGCACGATCGTGATCGGGCAGAAGGCGGTCTAAGCTGATACGCGTTGATGCCGCTATGCAGCGTCCGTAAGGGGCTGCGCGCGATCGATACGTTCGCGCTGCACCGGGTCATTCATGGCGTTCCAAAGATCGGTACGCCGCTGCGTGTTGAGCCAGAAGTCCGCACTATTGCCAAAAACCCTGGCCAAGATCAGTGCGGTTGCGGCCGTGATCGTGCGGCGATTGTTGCAGAGTTCGTTGACATGCTTGCGGGGCACGCCCATGGCCTCGGCCAGAGCGGACTGTGTGAGGCCAAGCGGCTCCATGAATTCCTCGGTGAGAATTTCGCCGACACTGGCCGGCTGGCGTGTGGTCATCAACATTGCTGCACCTCACCGATAGGAGTGGTCATCGAGATAGACGTGGCTGGCTTCGCCATCTGACCATCTGAAGATCAGGCGCCATTGCTGGTTGACGCGGATGGAGCACCAACCATCCAGCTTGCCGCGCAGTTTCTCAAAGTGATTGCTGGGCGGCACGCGCAAGTCGGCATCCGTGGCTGCGTCGTCCAGCATCTGGAGCTTGCGAAACAGGCGACTTTCGAGGTCAGGCGGAATTCGCGGCGAGCGCTTGTCGTCCTTGAAAAAGACTTCAAGCCAAGCGTCGCGAAAGCTCACGATCATTGCTCACCTGCCGAGGCAATGTACCACTCCATGGTACAAACGGCAAGGTGTGGAGTTCAGCCTTCTCTTTCGCTGACCGCTGTCCGTCCCAATTCGGTCAGGCCGTAGATGCCGCGGCTTTCGCGCTGGAACCAGCCATAGACATTGCTGCGCAGCATGGTGGGGGCGCGGGCGACGATGGCTTTGAGCTGCTTGGGGCTTTGCGGGCCGGATAGAAGGGCCGTGGCGCAGAGGATACAGTCCTGGCGATAGGAGGTCATGATGGGCTTGCCTCGGCCGCCACCCTTCTGGGGATCGCCGACGCGGCGCTTGTGTTCGTCGAGGAGGCGCGAGCGGCGCTTGGCATCGCGGCGGGGTGTGGCGGCGAAGGGGGCGACGACGACCTCGACATGACCGGACTCGGCGACGGTGATGAGGCCGAAGCCGAGGCGGCGGCAGAGATTGCGGAAGCGCGCATCCTGCTCGCGGCCCTTGCCGGTGCGGGACAGGCGCGCCGCCAGCCAGACTTCGTCGCAATAGGTGGCGCGCTGGACGCCCTGCATGACCAGTTCGAGATTAAAGCTGAGCTTCATCTCGCAGACCACCACCACGGGCGGCTCGCCATCCATGACTCCGACGAGGTCGCAGCCATTGACCTCGCCCTTCACGGCATAGCCGGCGCCTTCCATGAAGGCTTTCAGGGGAAGGTAGAGGTCGGTCTCGGCCATCGGCGGTGTCAGGCGTCCTTGCCGCTCACCGCCGCACTTTCGAAGGTGGCCATGTTGTTGTGGAGGTGGAGCGCGGTTTTGGCGAGGACGGCGGCGAGGGCGGCGCCGGTGCCTTCGCCAAGGCGCATGCCGAGGTCGAGAAGACCCTTCTGACCCATGGCGCCCAGAGCGCGGGCGTGACCGGTTTCAGCCGAGACATGGGCAAAGAGGCAATGGTCGATGCTGGCCGGATTGACGGCATGGGCGACGGCGGCGGCGGCAGTGGCGACGAAGCCATCGACGATGACCGGCACCTTCTGGTGGCGAGCCGCCAGCAGGGCGCCCAGCATGGCGGCGATTTCGCGACCGCCGAGGCGGGCCAGAACGGCCAGCGGGTGGGTGAGTTCGTCCTTGTGGAAGGCCACAGCGCGATCGACGGCGTCGGCCTTGCGGGCAAGGCCAGCGTCATCGACGCCGGTGCCGCGGCCAACCCAGTCGGCGCCAGTGCCGCCATAGAGACCGGCATAGACGGCCGCGGCGACGGTGGTGTTGCCGATGCCCATTTCGCCCAGGCAGATCAGGTCCGGCTTGCCGGCGATGGCTTCCATGCCATAGGCGATGGTGGCGGCGCACATGCGGTCATCGAGCGCGGCTTCCTGCGTGATGTCGCCGGTGGGCAATTCCAGCGCCAGTTCGAAAACGCGCAGGTTGATCTCATGTAGCGCGCAGATCTGGGAAATTGCTGCTCCGCCATTGGTGAAATTGGCGACCATCTGGGCGGTGACTTCGCGCGGGAAGGCCGAAACGCCCTGGTCGGTGACACCGTGATTGCCGGCAAAAATGGTGACCATGGGATTATCGAGCCGAGGCTGCGCCCTGCCCTGCCAGCGCGCGAGAAACTCGACCAGGCCCTCCATGGCGCCGAGCGAACCTGCAGGCTTGGTCAGTTGCGCGTCGCGGGCGCGGACGGCCTCGACGGCAGCTTCATCGCCATCGGGCGCGATGGTGAGAAGCTCGAGCACATCGGCATAGGCAGGGTTCAGAGCAGGCATGGCGAGTCACGGAGGTTTTGGGATAGGAGATGGGGCGACTTGTTGCCCATCGGAGGATGAAAAGCAATTGAAGCCGGATGAGCCCCCCGTCGATACCGAGGCGCCGAGCCACTCCCGTGGCAAGGCGGGCGGGCTGGGGCTGGTGGACGATTTCATCATGGCGCTGCGGTTTTTCTCGCGCCTGCCGACGGGTCGTTCGCCGCATGTGAAACCAGACTTGGGGCGCATCGCCATGGTGTTGCCGCTGGCGAGCCTCGTCATTGGGATCGGGCCGGCGCTCTTGCTGGTGGGTGGCGTGTGGATCGGGCTGCCCAGCAGCTTTGCGGCGGCGCTGGCCGTGGGCGCGATAGCCATCGCCAGTGGTGCCATGGCGGAGGATGCGCTGGCCGATGCGATGGATGGCCTGTTCGGCGGACATAGTGTCGCGCGGCGGCTGGAGATCATGAAGGATAGCCGGCACGGCACCTATGGCGTGACGGCGCTGGGCCTGTTCGTGCTGCTGCGGGTGACGGGGCTTGGGGCCATTGCGGCGATCAATCCGCTGGCGGCGGGCGCCGTGTGGCTCGGGGCCAATATTGCCGGGCGATCTGGCGCGATGTGGCTGGCCGTGGTGCTGCCCCCTGCCCGGAGCGATGGCGCGTCGGCAACGGCGGGACAGGTTTCGACGCAGAGTTTTGTTGTTGGAGCGGTGTTCGCAGTCGTGATGCTGTTCGCGCTGGCGGGGCCGGCAGCGGGTGTCGTCGGCGTGGCGGTTGCACTGGCTGCCGCCGTTGCCGTTATCCTTGCCTGGACGATGCTGTGCCGAAAATTGGTGGGCGGGCAGACGGGGGACCTGATCGGTGCAGCGGGAGCCTTGGTGGAAATTGGCGTGCTCACGGCGCTACTGGTCCACATTTGATGGGAAGATCGCGCCATTCGGGCACAGCCCTCATGGCCTTCTCAGCTAATATTGCCCCACCGGGGCAATATTGCCTGCGGCCGCTTCGAAGCCTTGAAATGGCCACCGACCTTTCCTTTATGCATTATGTAGCATTGCGGCAGCTGGAGGCGCGGGCATGATCTTTATCGGCGTTGCGCTTGTGGTGGCGGTGGGCCTTGCCCTGCTGATCAGTGCCGATGCCGGCGTCATGGTCGGGCTGACGCAAGGCCAGACGGCGACGTTGATTCCGCTGCTCGTGGTCGCCATCGTCTTTGCCGGCGGCATTTTCACCCAGCGCCGCAAGGCATCCGAACTGGTGGGCAACCTGATGCTCTGGCTGGCCATTATCGGCGTGGCCGCACTGACCTATGCCTATCGCGATGAGTTGGGCGGTGTGGCGTCGCGCGTGGCTGGCGAGTTCCAGCCGGGCGTTGCCGTGGTGGATGCCGAACAGGGCCTCGCCACCTTCCGGCGTGGCATGGGCGGGCATTTCGAAATCGCGGCTACGGTCAACGGCCATACCACGCCGATGATTTTCGATACCGGCGCCAGCGCCGTGGTGCTGACCATTGCCGATGCCGAAGCTGCCGGCATTTCCACCAAGCGGCTCAGTTTCACCATTCCGGTCTCGACGGCCAATGGCACGGGTCGCGCGGCGCGGGTGCGGCTCGACCGCATGGAAGTGGGCGGCATCGTGCGCGAGGGGATCGTCGCCTTCGTGACCGAGGAGAATGCACTGGAGCAAAGCCTGCTCGGCATGACCTTCCTTGAAACGCTCAGCCGCTATTCGGTAACGCAGAACTCGCTGGAACTGGCAAACTAGCTGGCTTCAGCCAGCCTCGGCCGGTTCACCGCATCAAAGGCGCGCAGCATGACGTCGGCTGTCGCGCCGGGCTTGCAGGCGTCGACGCTGAGAATCTGGCGGAACTGGCGAGCGCCGGGCAGGCCATTGGCGAGGCCCAGCATGTGGCGGGCGATGTTGTTGACCTTGGTGCCCTCGGCCAGTTCGCGTGTCGTATAGTTGGCCATCTGCTGCATGATGGTTTCGAGGCTCGGCGTGGCGCGTTCGACGCCAAAGAAGCGGCGGTCGACGTCGCCCAGCAGCATGGGCGTGTTGTAGGCGGCGCGACCGAGCATGACGCCGTCCATATGGGCCATTTCGGCCTCGGCCATTTCCAGCGTCTCCAGCCCGCCATTGATCATCATCTGCAGCGGCGCGAAGCGCTTGCGCAGGCGATGGACCCGATCATAGTCGAGTGGCGGGATGGTGCGGTTTTCCTTGGGGCTCAGGCCCTTGAGCCAGGCCTTGCGGGCATGGACATACAGCGCATCGACGCCGGCGCCGACCACAGCCTCGGCGAAACGATCAAGGCTTTCCTCGGTATCCTGGTCGTCGATGCCGATGCGGCATTTGACGGTGATCGGGCGATCGGTCGCATCGCGCATGGCGCGGACGCAATCGGCCACCAGATCGGGCTCGGCCATCAGACAGGCGCCGAACTTGCCCGACTGTACCCGGTCGGACGGACAGCCGACATTGAGATTAATCTCGGCATAGGCGTGGGTTTCGGCAAGCTGAATGGCCTTGGCCAGTTCGGCAGGATCGGAGCCGCCCAATTGCAGCGCCACAAGGCCCTCTTCAGGATTGAGCCGGAGGTGCCGGTTGGCATCGCCGTGCACGATGGCGGCGCTGGTGATCATTTCGGTGAAGAGCAGCGCTTCGCCGGTCAGCAGGCGATGGAGATAACGGCAATGCCTATCGGTCCAGTCGATCATCGGCGCCACTGAAAAGCGGCGGGAGCGCCGGATGGCGTCGGCGGGAATTTGGACGGACTGCTGCATGGGCTTTCCATAGTGCCGAAAGCCTTTTGGGGCAATGCGGAAGGGATGATCTGAATCAATTCAGGGTGTGAGCCCAGCGCATAGACTGGGGCAGAAGCGAAAGGAAATGCGTCATGTATACTCGCATCGTCGTCGGTATCGATGGATCGGAACTGGCCACCAAGGCCCTGCGTCACGCGCTGGTGCTGGGCAAGGAAATGAATGCTCGGCTGCTGGTGATGACATCGACAGAACCATCAGTTCTCGTCGCGCCGGGCGCCGAATTCATGGCCGTGGACACGAGTTCGGTCATTCCCGACATGGACGCGGCCAAGGCCAAGGTGGCTGAAGCCACATTGACGGAGGCACGGGAACTGGCTGCGGCCAGCGGGCTGACCATCAAGACGCTGCATGTGCCGGCCAGCATTGCGGCCGATGCCATCGTGACCGTGGCAAATCAGCAAGGCGCCGACCTGATCATCATGGGATCGCATGGCCGTCGTGGGCTGGGCCGCCTGCTGCTGGGCAGCCAGGCCGCCGAGGTGCTGGCCCATTCAAAGATTCCGGTTCTCGTGGTGAAGTAGAAAACGAAGAACGCCAGACTAACATGTTAGTCTGGCGTTCCTTTTGAATCTCGGTTATGCCGCATCAGTCCTGTTTGCGAGCCTCCGCTATGTCCCTGCCCCGCCACATCGCCGTCATCGACATCGGCAAGACCAATGCCAAGGTCGTTCTGGTTGACTCTGGAACGCAGGAGCAGGTGGCGACGCGCAGCACGCCCAATGTGGTGCGGCAAGACGGCCCTTATCCGCATGCCGATGTGGACCGGCTGTGGAGTTTCATTACGGAGAGCCTGCTGGTGCTCAATGCCGAACACCGGGTGGACGGCATTTCGATCACCACGCATGGCGCGACGGCAGCGCTTCTGGCTGGCGACGCATTGGCCATGCCGGTGCTGGACTATGAATTTGCAGGCCCGGAAGCGCGTTCTGACGCCTATGCGAAGGCGCGACCGGATTTCGCCGAGACATTGTCACCGCGCCTGCCCAATGGGCTGAATTTGGGCGCCCAGATTTTCTGGCAGGCGCAGACCCATGCGGCAGACTTTGCCCGCGTCACAGCGATCCTGACCTATCCGCAATACTGGGCCTGGCGGCTGACCGGAAAGCTGGCCAGCGAAGTGACCTCGTTGGGTTGCCACACCGATCTCTGGGCACCGGGCAAGGGCGACTTCTCGTCCATGGTGGCGGCGCAGGGTTGGGCCCGCCTGTTCCCGGCGGTGCAGCCGGCGGCATCGGTTCTTGGCTATCTCAAACCGGACGTGGCAGAGGCCACGGGGCTAACGACAGACATCCCCGTGACCTGCGGCATCCACGATTCAAACTCGTCTCTGCTGCCTCATCTCGGCCGGCACGAGGCGCCCTTTACGATCATCTCCACCGGCACCTGGACCATTGCCATGACGGTGGGCGGCGATACCAGCCATCTCGACCCGGCGCGCGACAGTCTTGCCAATGTCGATGCGTTTGGCCGGGCCGTGCCGACCGCGCGCTTCATGGGCGGCCGTGAGTTCGACCAGCTGGTGCCCGAGATCAGGACGCCCGGCGCAGAGAGCATCGCGCGGGTGATTGCCGACGACATTCGCGTCCAGCCCAACTTCAACCCGGGCGTCGGTCCCTTCCCTGATGCCGAAGGTGGATGGACCAAGCCGGTGGAACAGCTATCGGCCGAAGAGCGGACGGCCGCCGCATCGCTTTATCTTGCGCTGGTGACCGAGGCCTGTCTGGGCCTCTGCGGGCTGGGCAAGGAAATCATCATCGAAGGCCCGCTGGCCCGCAATCTGCTTTTTGCCCAGGCACTGGCGGCGCTGACTGGCGTGACGGTGACGGCATCGGGCGATGCGACCGGCACAAGCCTGGGCGCCAGCATGCTGTTTGGCCACGGGGAAAGCCATGCCGCGGCAAGCGAGGCGGTCGTGCCATTGAGCGTTGCTGGCTTTGCCGACTATGCCGGGCGTTGGCGTGCGGCACTCGCCTAGCTCACCTGCAAGCTGAACCGATGTTGCCGCAGCCCATTGTACCCATATGCATGGGAACAAGGAGGCGGCATGGCGCGGCATCGTGTGGTTATCGTGGGCAGTGGTTTTGGTGGCCTTGCGGCAGCGCAGGAACTGGCTGGCGCCGACGTCGATCTGACACTGATCGACCGGCGCAATCACCACCTGTTCCAACCCCTGCTCTATCAGGTCGCCACCGCTTCGCTCAGCCCATCTGAGATCGCCTGGCCAATCCGGCATATCCTGCGCAAGCGGCGTGATGTCACGACGCTGCTGGCCACGGTCACGGGGGTGGACATGGACGGCAAGGCCGTGCTGCTCGAAGATGGCAGTCGCGTCCCCTATGACAGCCTGATACTCGCCACCGGTGCACGGCATGCCTATTTCGGGCATGACGAATGGGAGCAATTTGCGCCTGGCCTCAAGACCCTGGAGGATGCGACGACCATTCGCCGCAAGCTACTGCTGGCCTTCGAGGCGGCGGAGCGGGAGCCTGATCCGGACAAAAGGCGGGCGCTGCTGACCTTTGTCATCATTGGTGCCGGGCCGACCGGGGTGGAGCTGGCCGGCGCAATCAGCGAGTTGGCGCGGGTGACGCTCAAGGGTGAATTCCGCCAGTCGGACCCGGCCAGCGCGCGCGTGGTGCTGGTCGAGGCGGCCAACAAGGTGCTGGGCAATTTTCGCGAGGAGCTTTCAGACTATAGCCTCAAGGCATTGAAAGACCTCGGTGTCGAGGTGATCCTGGGGCAGCCGGTCACCACGGTGGACAAGGATGGGCTGGTCCATGGCGAGACGCGGCTCGATGCGGAATGCATCATCTGGGCTGCTGGCGTGCAGGCATCACCGGCGGCGCAATGGCTGGGCGTGGAGCCGGACAAGGCTGGCCGCGTCAAGGTCCTGCCGGACCTGACCGTGCCGGGGCATCCGGAAATTTTGGTCGTAGGTGATACGGCGACGGTGAACAAACCCGATGGCAAGCCGGTGCCCGGCGTCGGCGACGCGGCCAAGCAGGCGGGCAAGCATGCTGCACGACTTCTGGCGCAAAGACTGCGCGGTGATGCTTCGCCCATGCCCTTCCGGTACAAGCACGCTGGAGACCTGGCGACGATCGGCAAGAAGGCGGCGGTGATCGATTTCGGCTGGTTGCAACTGCGCGGCTGGATTGCCTGGTGGGTCTGGGGCATCGCCCATATCTACTTCCTGATCGACATCAAGAACCGTCTCTCGGTAGCGATGAGCTGGTTGTGGATCTATCTCAGCGGGCAGAGAAGCGCCCGGCTGATCACGCAGGGCGATGCCGAGAAAAAGGCGCCGATCAAGGAAGTGACGGAGAGCCCGAAGAGTTGAAGGCGTGTGCGTTGCGGCGTAGAATGGGGCTTCGGGAGACGAGCATGGCGACCCCACAACGCAAAGAACCTGCCACTAAAATTGACCGCGAGTATCTGCTGAAGGTGCTCGACATGCCTCTGGCCGAGTTTCGCGAAGCACGAAAGAACCGGTCTGAAGCCGAACGGCAGGAATTGACCCGCCTCTTCCAGAAAGAGTTTGCGGATGCGATTGCGGACTACAATCGCTATGTCGAAGAACATGGTCTCCCTCTGGAAAAGTACCGCACTTTCTGATGGGACGATTTGATGTCTATCGGCTCGGCGCTGTTGGACTTGTCGTGGACGTGCAGTCCGATCTCATACCTCCCATGACGACGCGGCTCGTTATCCCGCTAGCGGATGCATCAATCGCGCCTGGTGTGTTTGACGGACTCAATCCTGGCTTTGCCATTGGCAGCGAACATTATGTGCTGATGACGCAGCAGATGTCAGCGATCCCGGCCAGCCTGCTCGGAAAGCGCGTTGCTTCGCTTTCAAGAGAAGCTGACCGAATTGCCCGCGCGATCGACTACATCCTCTACGGCTTCTAGCGCTCCGCGGCTTCGACCGCCGTCCCCGCCTTGTGCAACGCCCGTTCCCTCAGCCAGATATACAAGCCGCTGGCGATGACGATGGGGGCGCCGATGAAGAACCACATGTCGGGCGGCTGATTGAAGAGCACCA is a genomic window containing:
- a CDS encoding CcdB family protein translates to MGRFDVYRLGAVGLVVDVQSDLIPPMTTRLVIPLADASIAPGVFDGLNPGFAIGSEHYVLMTQQMSAIPASLLGKRVASLSREADRIARAIDYILYGF